TTCCAAAAAGCGGATCAGTGCAGCACGATCCTTGGCCGGCATTCTCACTACCGCATCACGTTGATCCTGTGCCTCGCCGCCATGCCACAAAACGGCCTCTAAAAGGTTACGTGCGCGTCCATCATGTAAAAAGTAAGTGTGCCCTGACACCTGCTCTGTCAGCCCAATGCCCCATAACGGCGGTGTGCGCCATTCCGTGCCGGTCGCGCGCGCCTCGGGGCGATGATCTGCAAGGTCAGGCCCCATATCGTGCAACAGCAAGTCCGTGTATGGCCATATCAACTGAAAGCTTTGCTCTGGCTGGTCCTGCAATCGATGCGTGACATGACTCGGCTGATGGCACAACACACATCCTGTGGCATAGAAGATTTCTTTGCCGCGCAGCACCTGCGGGTCATCTATGTTGCGGCGCGCGGGCACACCCAGATTTCGGCTATAGAAAACGGTAAGGTCCAAGCTTTCCTGATCGATCTCAAAAACCCGATCATCCTGATCGCCGTGTGGGGCATTCAGGCAGTGCACCTGCCGTTCAGTGCATTCCCCATGCGGGGCCGGGAAAAGCGGATTAGAGATACCGATATCGCCGGCAAATGCCCCGGCAGATTGCTGCATGACCGTTGGATTTCCAGCCTTTTGACCGAAGCGACCCAACATTGGCATGTCATATTCAACTGACCAAACCACATTCGCTCTGCCGGAAATACCGTCCTGATCCGCGTCGTTTGGATCAGCCAAAGACAAGATATCGGCTGCCGGGATCGCTTCGAGCAAGCCAAGTCCAATCATCTGAGGAGCAACGCGCGGCGACAACATGGCGTCAGGGTGCAGCGGACCATAACCTAGGTCTGCGGCTTTATATGTAGGGTGTCGCAGGCTGGCCGTCTCTCCACCAGACAAAGCCAACGCAACCTCTTTATAGTCGATCTCTAGTCGATATTCAGCCGGCACTTCTGCAAGCGAGCTGTCTTGCAATTGCGTGCCATAGTTTGGGTCAGGCGCCGTCGCGAGATAATCTTGGATTTCTTCAATCATGTGCTCTGAGCCACCGGGAATAGAAACCCGCAGGAACATTGACACCGCATTATCCAAAGCATTTTCAGGAGGGTGTCCCCGTCCGTCTTTGATATGGCATCTTTGGCAAGAGCGCGCGTTATAGATTGGCCCAAGACCATCAGAAGCCAGCGTTGATGAAGGTGCGCTGACCCAAATCTTACGAAAGAACCCGTTGCCTACTTTGAAGTCCAATTCTTTGTCAAAACTGATATTGGCAGATGGTTCTGAAAAAGCATTCGCGTCTTTGCGCGCGCGCACTGTGGCTGCTCCGGCGCTGTTTTCTTCAAATTGTTGAGGGCGTAAAAAGTCTACTGGCATTGCCGTAGTTGCCAAAATGCGGATTCTTTCCGCGTCGCTTCGAGGGATGATATTCAAATGTGGTTCATCCAGTGGCCCTGATAGAACTGCCGTGGCAGAACCTGCCAAGGTGGCTGCGCACAATATGCGGTACATGCTAGAATTCCTTGCTTAAACCGTGGCGCGCATCCCGCCACGGTTGCTCTCAAATAATGCTTAGTTGAAAACAGCTTTCGGATTGTCCAAGGATTCCGACCCCTCAAACTCGACCCCATCCAGATCCAGCGCAG
This is a stretch of genomic DNA from Cognatishimia sp. WU-CL00825. It encodes these proteins:
- a CDS encoding di-heme oxidoredictase family protein, with protein sequence MYRILCAATLAGSATAVLSGPLDEPHLNIIPRSDAERIRILATTAMPVDFLRPQQFEENSAGAATVRARKDANAFSEPSANISFDKELDFKVGNGFFRKIWVSAPSSTLASDGLGPIYNARSCQRCHIKDGRGHPPENALDNAVSMFLRVSIPGGSEHMIEEIQDYLATAPDPNYGTQLQDSSLAEVPAEYRLEIDYKEVALALSGGETASLRHPTYKAADLGYGPLHPDAMLSPRVAPQMIGLGLLEAIPAADILSLADPNDADQDGISGRANVVWSVEYDMPMLGRFGQKAGNPTVMQQSAGAFAGDIGISNPLFPAPHGECTERQVHCLNAPHGDQDDRVFEIDQESLDLTVFYSRNLGVPARRNIDDPQVLRGKEIFYATGCVLCHQPSHVTHRLQDQPEQSFQLIWPYTDLLLHDMGPDLADHRPEARATGTEWRTPPLWGIGLTEQVSGHTYFLHDGRARNLLEAVLWHGGEAQDQRDAVVRMPAKDRAALIRFLESL